The following proteins are co-located in the Myroides profundi genome:
- a CDS encoding lysophospholipid acyltransferase family protein, translating to MGLFKRNPFGHILFLKKWIIRVFGFATHQRFRGFNSLQIEGSEVLRQLPDRHVLFISNHQTYFADVVAMYHVFNASLKGREDSIKNIFYIWKPKLNLYYVAASETMKAGWLPRILAYVGAVTVDRTWRSQGKELEEKREVNQDQVENIKVALDDGWVITFPQGTTKSFKPIRKGTAHIIKNYKPIVVPIVIDGFRRSFDKKGLHLKKKGILQSMVIKEPLDIDYENDTIEQIVEKVEMAIEQHPSFLKVIPEEFIEEEKVLNEKRTYKYYKKDER from the coding sequence ATGGGATTGTTTAAAAGAAATCCATTTGGTCATATTTTATTTTTAAAGAAGTGGATAATTAGAGTTTTTGGATTTGCAACGCATCAGCGTTTCCGTGGCTTTAATAGTTTACAAATAGAGGGGTCTGAAGTACTTAGACAATTGCCAGATAGGCATGTACTGTTTATTTCTAATCACCAAACTTACTTTGCGGATGTGGTAGCGATGTACCATGTATTTAATGCAAGTCTTAAAGGACGTGAGGATTCTATTAAGAATATATTCTATATCTGGAAACCAAAGTTAAATCTGTATTATGTAGCTGCGTCTGAAACAATGAAGGCTGGATGGCTACCGCGTATATTAGCTTATGTAGGAGCTGTGACGGTAGATAGAACTTGGAGAAGTCAAGGAAAAGAGTTAGAAGAAAAGAGAGAAGTAAATCAAGATCAGGTAGAGAATATTAAAGTAGCTCTAGATGATGGATGGGTAATCACTTTCCCTCAGGGAACGACTAAGTCTTTTAAACCTATTAGAAAAGGAACGGCTCATATCATTAAGAATTATAAGCCTATCGTAGTGCCTATTGTTATCGATGGATTTAGAAGATCTTTTGATAAAAAGGGATTACATCTAAAGAAAAAAGGTATTCTACAGTCTATGGTGATTAAGGAGCCTTTAGACATCGACTACGAGAATGATACTATAGAGCAAATCGTAGAAAAGGTAGAGATGGCGATAGAGCAACATCCTTCTTTCTTGAAAGTGATTCCAGAAGAATTTATAGAAGAGGAGAAGGTATTAAATGAAAAAAGAACTTATAAATATTATAAAAAAGACGAACGATAG
- a CDS encoding NUDIX hydrolase has product MTFDSLLHRIPEIKSVNLLGVEAQQIMVPEERRPYLAVDDFIKKDPRYSAVMMLLYPKGEDTSILLIERASCGGVHSGQIGFPGGKYEEEDLSLERTALRETDEEIGVSPSKIQVLKAFTRVYIPPSNFIVQPYLGVIDHAPKMTLSVDEVASVIEMPLKTLLDDSIVKEVGLQTSYAKFIDVPAYVYNDFTIWGATAMMLSELKETIKQIYK; this is encoded by the coding sequence ATGACTTTTGATTCTCTTTTACATAGAATACCTGAAATTAAAAGTGTTAATCTACTCGGAGTAGAAGCACAGCAAATTATGGTGCCTGAAGAAAGGCGCCCTTACTTAGCTGTAGATGATTTTATTAAGAAGGATCCGAGATACTCTGCTGTGATGATGCTTTTATACCCTAAAGGAGAGGATACATCTATCTTATTAATCGAAAGAGCTAGTTGTGGTGGGGTACATTCAGGACAAATAGGATTCCCAGGAGGGAAGTATGAGGAAGAAGACTTGTCATTAGAGAGGACCGCGCTAAGAGAAACGGATGAAGAAATAGGAGTGTCTCCTAGTAAAATACAAGTGCTAAAAGCATTTACGAGGGTGTATATTCCTCCTAGTAATTTTATCGTACAACCTTATTTAGGTGTAATAGACCATGCTCCTAAAATGACATTAAGTGTAGATGAGGTGGCTAGTGTGATAGAGATGCCACTTAAGACCCTGTTAGACGACAGCATTGTCAAAGAAGTAGGGCTGCAGACTAGTTATGCTAAGTTTATAGATGTGCCTGCGTATGTATATAATGATTTTACAATTTGGGGAGCTACGGCAATGATGTTAAGTGAGTTAAAGGAGACAATTAAGCAGATATATAAGTAG
- a CDS encoding DUF4268 domain-containing protein yields the protein MFSKEEAQRIKKEFWITFADEYPRKWLLHNTKIKDFSFKFYADNKKAQVLLDIEHKDEEKRKIYFEKIESLKTILLEEYLPDAIFERNFYLENGKLISRIWIEQPNVCINNRKTWNEIYDFFNDKMNLFELFFYEHEDYIRDLEINT from the coding sequence ATGTTTAGCAAAGAAGAAGCACAACGAATAAAAAAAGAATTCTGGATAACTTTTGCAGATGAATATCCTCGCAAATGGTTATTACACAATACTAAGATTAAAGATTTCTCTTTTAAATTCTACGCTGATAACAAAAAAGCACAAGTTTTATTAGACATAGAACACAAAGACGAAGAAAAAAGAAAAATCTATTTCGAAAAGATTGAATCTCTAAAAACAATCTTACTTGAAGAATATCTTCCTGACGCTATTTTTGAAAGAAACTTCTATCTAGAAAACGGTAAGTTGATCAGCCGTATTTGGATAGAACAACCTAATGTTTGTATCAATAACAGAAAGACTTGGAATGAGATCTATGATTTCTTTAATGATAAAATGAATCTTTTTGAATTATTTTTCTACGAACACGAAGATTATATAAGAGATTTAGAAATAAACACGTAA
- a CDS encoding GlmU family protein: MNYILFDGDVRTALLPFTFTRPVADIRVGILTIREKWENYLRYTTTTLTEEYLSTKYPMIEVENNVMINAAYLPNQEVADLIKELQPMQAVIYNEDIVAFYTQDSQEEVNFDDYELLVCESELMKIEHKWDIFEKNDAAIRADFALITEDRISEDIPESVNVIAPENVFIEEGAKLEFVTLNASTGPIYIGKNAEIMEGSVIRGPFALCEEAQVKLATKIYGATTVGPHCRVGGEVSNSVMFGYSNKGHDGFLGNSVLGEWCNLGADTNNSNLKNNYSPVKLWSYETQSYENTGLQFCGLMMGDHSKSGINTMFNTGTVVGVGCSIFGGGFPKTFLPSFTWGGGESSETYKVEKALETMKIVMARRHVELTPVDEEIMHNVAAETEIYRFQQYLKNR, from the coding sequence ATGAACTATATCTTATTTGATGGAGACGTAAGAACAGCCTTATTGCCGTTTACGTTTACTAGACCAGTAGCAGATATTCGTGTAGGGATATTGACTATCCGCGAAAAATGGGAGAATTACTTGCGTTATACAACTACAACTCTGACAGAGGAATATTTATCTACTAAGTATCCAATGATAGAGGTGGAGAATAATGTGATGATTAATGCGGCTTATCTACCTAATCAAGAGGTAGCTGATTTAATCAAGGAATTACAACCTATGCAGGCTGTTATCTATAATGAAGATATAGTGGCGTTCTATACACAAGACTCTCAAGAAGAAGTGAACTTCGATGACTATGAGTTATTGGTATGTGAGAGTGAATTGATGAAGATAGAGCATAAATGGGATATATTCGAGAAGAACGACGCTGCTATTCGTGCAGATTTTGCTTTAATTACAGAGGATAGAATATCAGAAGACATTCCGGAGAGTGTAAATGTAATCGCTCCAGAGAATGTATTTATAGAAGAAGGAGCTAAGTTAGAATTTGTGACTTTAAACGCTTCTACAGGACCTATTTATATCGGTAAGAATGCTGAGATCATGGAAGGTTCGGTTATTAGAGGGCCTTTTGCGTTATGTGAAGAAGCACAGGTGAAATTAGCAACTAAGATTTATGGAGCTACTACTGTAGGTCCTCACTGTAGAGTAGGTGGAGAAGTAAGTAACTCTGTGATGTTTGGATATTCTAATAAAGGGCATGACGGATTTTTAGGTAATTCTGTATTAGGAGAGTGGTGTAATCTAGGTGCAGATACAAATAACTCTAATCTAAAGAATAACTATAGTCCTGTGAAATTATGGAGCTATGAAACCCAATCGTATGAAAATACAGGTTTACAGTTCTGTGGTTTAATGATGGGAGATCACAGTAAGAGTGGTATTAATACCATGTTCAATACAGGAACTGTAGTGGGTGTGGGATGTAGTATCTTCGGAGGAGGATTTCCTAAGACATTTTTACCAAGTTTTACTTGGGGAGGAGGAGAGTCTTCTGAAACGTATAAAGTAGAGAAAGCTTTAGAAACGATGAAAATAGTGATGGCTAGACGACATGTAGAATTAACTCCTGTAGATGAGGAAATCATGCATAATGTAGCAGCAGAAACAGAGATTTATAGATTTCAACAATATCTAAAGAATAGATAA
- a CDS encoding type B 50S ribosomal protein L31: MRKGIHPENYRLVAFKDMSNDDVFITKSTVETKETIEVDGVEYPVYKMEISRTSHPFYTGKSKLIDTAGRIDKFKNKYAKFGK; this comes from the coding sequence ATGAGAAAAGGTATTCACCCAGAAAATTACAGATTAGTAGCATTTAAAGATATGTCAAATGATGACGTATTCATCACAAAATCAACAGTAGAGACTAAAGAAACAATCGAAGTTGACGGAGTAGAATACCCAGTGTACAAAATGGAGATCTCTCGTACATCTCACCCATTCTACACAGGTAAATCTAAACTTATCGATACTGCAGGACGTATTGACAAATTCAAAAACAAATATGCTAAATTTGGTAAATAA
- a CDS encoding DUF695 domain-containing protein, with protein MSDQSMSIRVLEVGGFKATGVINMSYANFSDKDKYPYAFVIELSLVETEREYPTWEENERLEEIENNIIDILRRTQSDIHYVGKMTRRGVRDIFCYLASDDIDGEAIGAYCDTIEDTIDIHIEVEEDKDWEIVSKLIS; from the coding sequence ATGAGCGATCAAAGTATGAGTATTCGTGTTTTAGAGGTAGGCGGCTTTAAAGCTACTGGAGTGATTAATATGTCTTATGCTAACTTTAGTGATAAGGATAAGTATCCTTATGCATTTGTTATAGAATTATCACTTGTAGAGACAGAGCGTGAGTACCCTACATGGGAAGAAAACGAACGATTAGAAGAGATAGAGAATAATATCATAGATATCTTAAGAAGAACTCAGTCAGATATACATTATGTAGGTAAAATGACGCGTAGAGGTGTAAGAGATATCTTTTGTTATTTAGCGAGTGATGATATAGATGGAGAGGCTATAGGAGCATATTGTGATACTATAGAAGATACTATAGATATACATATAGAGGTAGAAGAGGATAAGGATTGGGAGATAGTGTCTAAGCTTATTAGTTGA
- a CDS encoding S28 family serine protease produces MFKKLITLVFLLITVLAVAHPDQKKVEQALYNLKNVRFKQLESKDDSYLLYELKVRQQVDHTDPSKGYFYQKVHFYHKDFDHPMIMETNGYDLYVRASEMVNYLQSNYLNIEHRFFGESIPEGKPWQYLTMEQVTADLHEINQLFKEIYTNNKWISTGISKGGQTSIYYKYFYPNDVDVAIPYVAPFNQALEEPRIYPFLANVGDKSCRDKIYNIQVKLFENKTQILKKLKWYAKGARLTFNYLGSLEKAFEYAVLEYSFGFWQSGHSCATFPNTKNIDELTEHFLSVSNIDFFSDQTIKRYESHYYQSGTQLGYYGYDITPFKKYVSFTSNPLATFMPEGTTYNSFNDALIQKVKTWLENDANNIIYVYGETDTWSASMVVPSAKVNSKSYVLPKKDHGQARVKNMTPEMRTQFFSTLEKMTGLKPIK; encoded by the coding sequence ATGTTTAAAAAATTAATCACACTCGTATTCTTATTGATTACAGTGCTGGCAGTCGCACACCCTGATCAGAAAAAAGTAGAACAGGCCCTGTACAACTTAAAGAATGTAAGATTCAAACAACTAGAGTCTAAAGATGACTCATATCTATTGTATGAACTTAAGGTAAGACAACAAGTAGATCACACAGATCCTTCTAAAGGCTATTTTTACCAAAAGGTACACTTCTATCACAAGGATTTTGATCACCCTATGATTATGGAGACTAACGGTTATGACCTATACGTTAGAGCTAGCGAAATGGTAAACTATCTACAGAGTAACTACTTAAATATAGAACACAGATTCTTCGGAGAGTCTATCCCTGAAGGCAAACCATGGCAGTATCTAACAATGGAACAAGTAACAGCTGACTTACATGAGATTAACCAACTGTTTAAAGAAATCTATACAAACAATAAATGGATCAGTACAGGAATTAGCAAAGGTGGACAGACTAGCATCTACTATAAATACTTCTATCCTAATGATGTAGACGTAGCGATTCCGTATGTAGCTCCTTTTAACCAAGCGTTAGAAGAGCCTCGTATATATCCATTTTTAGCAAATGTAGGAGACAAATCATGTAGAGACAAAATCTACAATATCCAGGTAAAACTATTTGAAAATAAAACACAGATTCTAAAAAAGCTTAAATGGTACGCTAAAGGAGCTAGGTTGACTTTTAACTATTTAGGTTCTTTAGAAAAAGCTTTTGAATACGCAGTATTAGAATACAGCTTCGGATTCTGGCAAAGTGGTCACTCATGTGCTACATTCCCTAATACAAAAAACATTGATGAACTAACAGAACACTTCCTTAGCGTAAGTAATATAGACTTCTTTAGTGATCAAACGATCAAGCGATATGAATCACACTATTATCAGTCAGGAACACAGCTAGGATACTATGGATATGACATCACTCCATTCAAGAAATACGTGAGCTTTACGTCTAACCCGTTAGCTACCTTTATGCCTGAAGGAACTACATATAACAGCTTTAACGATGCACTAATCCAAAAAGTAAAAACATGGTTAGAGAATGATGCGAATAATATTATCTATGTATATGGTGAAACAGATACATGGAGCGCTTCTATGGTAGTACCTAGTGCTAAGGTCAACTCTAAATCTTACGTACTTCCTAAAAAAGATCATGGACAAGCGCGTGTGAAGAATATGACCCCCGAGATGAGAACGCAGTTCTTCTCTACGTTAGAAAAAATGACAGGATTAAAACCCATAAAATAA